One Branchiostoma floridae strain S238N-H82 chromosome 1, Bfl_VNyyK, whole genome shotgun sequence genomic region harbors:
- the LOC118418660 gene encoding girdin-like isoform X11, which yields MAEEDADISPMEAFMDSPLVVWAKTFSPGSKVDFTNLVEGTFLNEMMLQIDPRPTNQRINKQVQGQVHLRIQNLAILMRHIKSYYQDVLQQLIVMKLPDIIAIGKEPEGEQCIHELRKILLLVLGCAVQCEKKEVFIEKIKELDLDVQHAMVGHIQEITDNTDNIFCTQWSELTEIPPEELDGLSRNMFYHLKRLVNERDDYCEALAEITQERDYYQHAQQEASKQAQSPVAPGQPQDKNHLTVELADTKARLRRLRQELEEKSEQVVDFKHEIEQINLTLQKLRQENLELSTDARSARAYRDELDVAKEKLSKTEKFESEIQRYKEKLNDLDFYKARTEELREDNRILHETKAMLEEQMESLRAKKEKWVEVEQENLRIKAQLKEMEERRDEDRRRIQELVDENMALDLDKRQTLNESLTLGRELEDAKSKSSSGWSYKGYYPLAAECNESATSRALRLEKENKRLVQEMEELREQMHHSDSSNTRMTELEKENQRLSEKLKRLQDSATKETQSLLDLEQFSDDLIKDKAQLEQTLETIKENSERQIQELERENEQLQQTINTLRQRTQISLDARVKDIEKENKTLHDSLRETTSKLSQVELEKKQLSRQFERIRDNAERAEEMERENVKVGREKEHLQRTIETLKISCENFDQLEKEHNAMEKEHRKLKKEVDSLKSKAEKFDESEKVNIQLNAEKQRLQRTIENLKGTGSKVSEIEEEKEELEKENHQLKKMLATSKESVQRLEEDNLRLDSQNQKLTKSVDHSSRKVEDLRKENSELESEGQRLQKSLENMKASSRKLQRLEKDNRDLETTNTQLERSQKQLEKENKRLRQSMEMKEGMLEDSNTRIASLETEIRHMQKDKERSKDTDSRIQELEKDNKDLLKQTTMDKKTLATLREELVNEKLHNQQLTNELEKLAAELDKIGLNKEKLLQQEHSQDESRWKALESRMESELKKSLEIKEEKVHALESRLQESVNRNQKLRDELRTLRREHEALQQKYEEEQGSSPPKVTVRRTTQGETTRELIKMKDQVIELERNNAKFETENSSLKQQSRSLESQCNKLQQQVSSLQSQNASLQGQSSNLQSQNAKLQVELSTLQSQKSSVTSEHTKLQTQHSQAETQYKSLQRRYDDMRSEHTALQKDFERLQKLHSTLSSDNEAMASEHSMLKSNFKILKSDNKRLEDQYNSLLKENEGLKKMKSTFESVRSEDRTLAAVKADNERLQATNRKLTADYQDLQTDHKGLKQTYNSLQLEHTQLAGDLREFQSQYMQMDMATSKMEGRCEMLQQLNRTLEEENKQLMSQLTKLLEQNQELLAQTLESKEQFHEEERQFSDKLNELRRQKEKLEEKIMDHYKGYEPSPPRKKGFKLFNKISAAMSRTNKAPKERDKKTSKVSLSDHVDGQGAERSDSSSIGSYGDSLDGSAENTNSQKTNNVQSDKKKKRVRVLDNNQKVLSKSLDDIDEECNRDSGIDYDPYPLRDRKQKYRSELVLYRTSYPWDYEIESSRPRPLQERRNHYRSEEFLHRRSMPALDVISENFCALSSEDLHLNIPPEADSQSSGSAGSRPASHNTSYNSEGNRSWSNYSTNISPRIEIDRIRAGSLGSEDHIPTKDPGSLVPPVDRARTASYNSYDSRDSSPRDSTSTPRSHASTPRSQYNAVSPGSEMVSLEQFLDESNKVPSPLFTRKKMEKSRSQDSDSLLHDRDKDHLARNMMYSSMSQLPGESHSSRPPSSPNFNARRQHYQSEVNLSSIPKDRSQDRIHPDSRAMSSSTSRLDGSHPPAPPQRYAPSKMLSPAPNPQSSPVQTRVLTVSNRLDRLSKTPTPSQPQTVTVKTTTIPGTDKPTIMDGKTPSPRHEYGGGDAPRRPPPEYTNYSPRGYKPPSTSTPQSVRYSDRPTPNPRNLNSQYDSRPDYSRDSRPSPREGQYGRAPPSPGRAPPSPRQQRANPRPPQEQKSSVRQTAAMFEQKGRDDDRKGEAPNNQGGPSGAEGSSIWYEYGCV from the exons GATGTTCTTCAGCAGCTGATTGTGATGAAGCTCCCTGACATCATTGCTATTGGCAAGGAGCCTGAAGGAG AACAATGTATCCATGAGCTGAGAAAGATACTGCTATTAGTGCTGGGATGTGCAGTACAG TGTGAAAAGAAGGAGGTCTTCATTGAGAAAATCAAGGAGCTAGACCTGGATGTACAACATGCCATGGTTGGACACATTCAAGAG ATAACGGACAACACAGACAACATCTTCTGTACCCAGTGGAGCGAGCTGACAGAGATCCCTCCTGAGGAGTTGGATGGTCTGTCAAGGAACATGTTCTACCATCTCAAGAGGCTGGTCAATGAGAGGGACGACTACTGTGAG GCACTTGCAGAGATCACACAGGAGAGGGACTACTACCAGCATGCTCAGCAGGAGGCAAGCAAACAGGCACAGTCTCCAGTTGCACCCGGGCAGCCACAGGACAAAAACCACCTGACAGTGGAACTGGCCGACACCAAGGCCCGACTGAGAAGACTCCGCCAGGAGCTGGAAGAGAAGAGCGAGCAAGTGGTGGACTTTAAGCACGAGATCGAGCAGATCAACCTCACCCTGCAGAAACTCCGGCAGGAGAACCTGGAGCTGAGTACGGACGCGCGGTCGGCGAGGGCCTACAGGGACGAGCTGGATGTGGCCAAGGAGAAGCTGAGCAAGACGGAGAAGTTTGAGTCTGAGATCCAGAGGTACAAGGAGAAGCTCAACGACTTGGACTTCTATAAGGCCCGGACTGAG GAACTACGAGAAGACAACAGGATCCTGCATGAGACCAAGGCCATGCTGGAGGAGCAGATGGAGTCCCTGAGGGCCAAGAAGGAGAAGTGGGTGGAGGTGGAACAGGAGAACCTCCGGATCAAGGCACAGCTGAAGGAGATGGAGGAG AGAAGAGATGAAGACAGGAGGAGGATTCAAGAGCTGGTTGATGAGAATATGGCTCTTGACCTGGACAAGAGGCAAACCCTTAACGAGTCCTTAACCCTCGGGAGGGAACTGGAAGATGCCAAGAGCAAGAGTTCTTCAG GCTGGTCCTACAAAG GTTACTACCCACTGGCCGCGGAGTGTAACGAGTCGGCGACCAGCCGAGCGCTGCGGCTGGAGAAGGAGAACAAGAGGCTGGTGCAGGAGATGGAGGAACTACGGGAGCAGATGCACCACTCTGACTCTAGTAATACaag AATGACTGAGCTGGAGAAGGAGAACCAGCGCCTGAGTGAGAAGTTGAAGCGCCTGCAGGACAGTGCCACCAAGGAGACCCAGAGCCTGCTGGACCTGGAGCAGTTTAGTGATGATCTCATCAAGGATAAG GCTCAGCTTGAGCAGACGTTGGaaacaattaaagaaaacaGTGAGAGACAGATCCAGGAACTGGAGAGAGAAAATGAGCAGCTTCAACAGACGATAAACACACTCAGGCAGAGAACGCAG ATTTCTTTAGATGCTCGTGTCAAGGATAttgagaaagaaaacaagaccTTGCACGACAGCTTGAGAGAGACAACCAGCAAGTTGTCCCAAGTCGAGTTGGAGAAGAAGCAGCTTAGTCGCCAGTTTGAGAGAATCCGTGACAATGCAGAGAGGGCAGAGGAGATGGAGAGGGAAAATGTAAAAGTCGGCAGAGAAAAAGAACACTTACAGAGGACAATAGAAACTCTGAAGATCTCTTGTGAGAATTTTGACCAACTGGAGAAGGAACACAATGCAATGGAAAAAGAACACAGAAAGCTGAAGAAGGAGGTAGATAGTTTGAAGTCAAAGGCGGAGAAGTTTGATGAGTCCGAGAAGGTCAACATCCAGCTGAATGCAGAGAAGCAGCGACTACAGAGAACCATCGAAAACCTGAAGGGCACAGGCAGCAAAGTGTCTGAGATCGAAGAGGAGAAGGAAGAGCTGGAGAAAGAAAATCACCAGCTGAAGAAGATGCTCGCAACCTCAAAAGAATCCGTCCAAAGGCTCGAGGAAGACAACTTGAGGTTAGACAGCCAGAACCAGAAGTTGACGAAGTCTGTGGACCATTCCAGTAGGAAGGTGGAGGATCTACGGAAAGAGAACTCCGAGCTGGAAAGCGAGGGCCAGAGGCTCCAGAAAAGTCTGGAGAACATGAAGGCATCCAGCAGGAAGCTGCAGCGGCTGGAGAAGGACAATCGTGACCTGGAGACAACAAACACTCAGCTGGAGAGGAGTCAGAAGCAGTTGGAAAAGGAAAACAAGAGATTGAGGCAGTCCATGGAGATGAAGGAGGGCATGTTGGAGGACAGTAACACCAGGATAGCCAGTCTGGAGACAGAGATCAGGCACATGCAGAAGGACAAGGAGAGAAGTAAGGATACAGACAGCAGGATTCAGGAGTTAGAGAAGGACAACAAGGATCTGCTGAAGCAAACAACTATGGACAAGAAAACACTGGCGACGCTACGGGAG GAACTGGTGAATGAGAAACTGCACAACCAGCAGCTGACCAATGAGCTGGAGAAGCTAGCAGCAGAACTGGATAAGATCGGTCTAAACAAGGAGAAACTTCTACAACAGGAGCACTCACAGGACGAGAG CCGGTGGAAGGCCCTAGAGTCCCGCATGGAGAGTGAACTGAAGAAGAGCCTTGAGATTAAGGAGGAGAAGGTCCATGCACTGGAGAGTCGGCTCCAGGAGTCAGTTAACAG GAATCAGAAGCTGCGCGACGAGTTGAGAACTCTGCGCCGGGAACACGAGGCTCTACAGCAGAAGTACGAGGAGGAGCAGGGCTCCAGCCCCCCCAAGGTCACGGTCAGGCGCACCACCCAGGGGGAAACCACCAGGGAGCTCATCAAGATGAAGGATCAGGTCATTGAGTTGGAGAGAAAT AATGCCAAATTTGAGACTGAGAATAGCAGCCTGAAGCAGCAAAGTAGGAGCCTGGAGTCCCAGTGCAACAAGCTGCAGCAGCAGGTGTCCTCGCTACAGTCCCAGAATGCCTCTCTACAAGGGCAGAGCAGCAACCTGCAATCCCAAAATGCAAAGCTGCAAGTCGAACTCTCTACACTGCAATCCCAGAAGTCCTCTGTCACTTCTGAACACACCAAACTGCAAACTCAACATTCCCAGGCAGAGACACAGTACAAGTCTCTGCAGAGAAGGTACGACGACATGAGAAGTGAACACACGGCTCTGCAAAAAGACTTTGAGCGTCTGCAGAAACTGCACAGTACCCTGTCCTCAGACAATGAAGCCATGGCTTCGGAGCACAGCATGTTGAAGTCCAACTTTAAGATACTGAAGAGTGACAACAAGAGGCTGGAGGACCAGTACAACTCACTTCTCAAGGAGAACGAGGGTCTGAAGAAGATGAAGTCCACGTTTGAATCAGTTAGGTCAGAAGACAGAACCCTGGCTGCTGTCAAAGCAGATAATGAAAG GTTGCAGGCAACCAACAGGAAGCTGACAGCAGACTACCAGGACCTGCAGACTGACCACAAGGGGCTGAAGCAGACCTACAACAGTCTACAGCTGGAGCACACCCAGCTAGCTGGGGACCTTAGGGAGTTCCAGTCACAGTACATGCAGATGGACATGGCCACCTCCAAAATGGAGGGCAGATGTGAG ATGCTGCAGCAGCTGAACCGTACACTGGAGGAGGAGAACAAACAGCTGATGTCACAGCTGACCAAGCTGCTGGAACAGAACCAGGAGCTGTTAGCTCAGACTCTGGAGAGCAAGGAGCAGTTCCACGAGGAGGAGAGACAGTTTTC TGACAAGTTGAATGAGTTGCGGAGGCAGAAAGAGAAGCTGGAGGAGAAGATCATGGACCACTACAAGGGCTATGAACCATCTCCTCCCAGGAAGAAGGGCTTCAAACTCTTCAACAAGATATCAGCAGCAATGAGTAGG ACAAACAAGGCACCAAAGGAGAGGGACAAGAAGACTTCCAAGGTGAGCTTGTCTGACCACGTGGATGGCCAGGGTGCGGAGCGGTCCGACAGTTCTTCCATCGGCTCCTACGGTGACTCCCTGGATGGGTCCGCTGAGAACACCAACTCACAGAAAACCAACAACGTTCAATCAG acaagaaaaagaagaggGTGCGCGTGCTGGACAACAACCAAAAAGTGCTGTCCAAAAGTCTGGACGACATCGATGAGGAATGCAACAGAGACAGTGGCATAG ACTATGACCCGTACCCCTTGAGAGACAGGAAACAGAAGTACAGGAGTGAGCTGGTGCTGTACCGCACCTCGTATCCTTGGGACTATGAAATTG AGTCCTCCCGACCCAGACCATTGCAGGAACGACGGAACCATTACAGAAGTGAAGAGTTTCTGCACAGACGGTCCATGCCTGCCCTTGATGTGATCAGTGAGAATTTCT GTGCCTTGTCTAGTGAGGACCTCCACCTCAACATTCCACCTGAAGCTGACTCACAAAGCTCAGGCTCTGCCGGGTCTCGCCCAG CATCACACAACACCAGTTACAACAGTGAAGGCAACCGCAGTTGGTCCAATTACAGCACCAACATCTCGCCAAGGATAGAAATAG ATCGTATCAGAGCGGGCAGCTTGGGAAGCGAAGATCACATTCCAACCAAGGACCCAGGCAGTCTTGTTCCGCCCGTTGACCGCGCCCGTACGGCCTCCTACAACTCGTACGACTCCAGGGACAGCTCGCCACGGGACTCCACTTCCACACCTCGGTCACATGCGTCAACACCGAGGTCTCAGTACAATGCAGTGTCACCGGGCAGCGAGATGGTATCGTTGGAGCAGTTCTTAGACGAAAGCAACAAGGTTCCCTCTCCACTGTTTACAAGG AAGAAGATGGAAAAGAGCAGGTCCCAGGACTCCGACTCATTGCTGCATGACAGAGACAAGGATCATCTGGCACGTAACATGATGTACAGCTCCATGTCACAACTCCCAGGGGAGTCTCATTCCTCCAGGCCACCCTCCAGTCCCAACTTCAATGCCAGAAGGCAACATTATCAGTCAGAAGTGAACCTGTCGTCCATTCCAAAAGACAGGAGTCAAGACAGGATCCATCCAGACTCGCGTGCCATGTCATCCTCTACCAGCCGGCTAGACGGCAGCCATCCTCCTGCACCTCCTCAGCGGTACGCACCTTCCAAGATGCTGAGCCCAGCACCCAACCCCCAGTCATCTCCCGTGCAGACACGGGTATTGACAGTCTCCAACAGGCTGGATCGCTTGTCCAAAACGCCAACTCCAAGCCAACCCCAAACTGTCACTGTCAAAACCACCACCATTCCCGGAACAGACAAGCCCACCATCATGGATGGAAAGACGCCGTCGCCTCGGCACGAGTATGGAGGTGGGGACGCACCTCGAAGACCGCCACCGGAATACACAAACTATTCTCCTCGTGGTTACAAACCTCCGTCCACCAGCACTCCTCAGTCTGTCAGGTACTCTGACAGGCCGACACCTAACccgagaaatttgaactcacaGTATGACTCCAGACCGGACTATAGTAGAGACAGTAGGCCCAGTCCCAGAGAAGGACAATATGGCAGGGCTCCCCCATCTCCTGGCAGGGCTCCCCCATCTCCCAGACAACAGAGGGCCAACCCCAGGCCTCCACAGGAACAGAAATCCTCCGTTAGACAAACAGCTGCCATGTTCGAGCAAAAGGGCCGGGATGATGACAGGAAGGGAGAAGCACCAAATAACCAGGGTGGGCCCTCAGGCGCTGAGGGGTCGTCCATCTGGTATGAGTATGGATGTGTCTAA